One window of the Atribacterota bacterium genome contains the following:
- a CDS encoding DUF4070 domain-containing protein yields the protein MKILMIYPSYPETFWSYKYVLKFVAKKASLPPLGLLTVAALLPAEWEKRLIDLSAGDCLTEQDIKWADYVFIGAMSIQRKSVTDLIGQCKRIGAIIVAGGPLFTAAYQDFPQVDYLVLNEAEVTLPLFLADLHRGNLKRIYASKEKADLEHSPVPAWELIKDLKQYNSLCMQYSRGCPFDCDFCDVTMLFGHKIRTKSKYQLLKELDKIYQLGWREGVFMVDDNFIAHKSKLKKEILPALISWNKEKGHCFSFSTQASINIADEEELMNMMVEAGFDSVFIGIETPHEESLEECHKNQNRHRNLIDAVHKVQQCGLQVTGGFIVGFDHDPPSIFDEMINFIQKSGIVTAMVGLLNAPVGTKLYQRLIKEKRFLRIPSGSNTDFTINFIPKMDYQELLKGYQKILHTIYSPNYYYNRVLSLIKSLNTKKFKIRINRLRWIYLAAFFKSVWYLGIKERGRKYYWKMFFWTLFHRPKLFPAAITYAITGFHFRKIFEGNKVVTE from the coding sequence ATGAAAATATTAATGATTTATCCTTCTTATCCCGAAACGTTCTGGAGTTATAAATATGTTCTCAAATTTGTGGCAAAGAAAGCCAGCTTACCCCCATTGGGATTGCTTACTGTAGCTGCTTTACTTCCTGCTGAGTGGGAAAAAAGGTTGATAGATCTTTCTGCTGGTGATTGTCTGACTGAACAGGATATTAAGTGGGCTGATTATGTTTTTATCGGTGCCATGTCTATCCAGCGAAAATCAGTAACCGACCTTATTGGACAATGCAAGAGAATCGGAGCAATTATTGTAGCAGGAGGTCCCCTTTTTACAGCCGCTTATCAGGATTTTCCCCAGGTAGACTACTTAGTTTTGAATGAAGCAGAAGTGACCCTACCTTTGTTTTTAGCAGATTTGCACAGGGGGAATCTGAAAAGAATTTACGCCAGTAAAGAAAAAGCTGATCTGGAGCATTCCCCGGTTCCGGCCTGGGAATTAATTAAAGATTTAAAACAATATAACTCTCTTTGTATGCAGTATTCCAGGGGCTGTCCCTTTGATTGTGATTTTTGTGATGTCACCATGCTTTTTGGTCATAAGATCAGGACTAAATCAAAATATCAACTACTGAAAGAGTTAGATAAAATATACCAATTGGGATGGCGGGAAGGAGTTTTTATGGTGGATGATAATTTTATAGCTCATAAGAGTAAATTAAAGAAAGAAATCCTGCCTGCCCTGATTAGCTGGAATAAAGAAAAAGGACACTGTTTTTCTTTTAGTACCCAAGCTTCCATTAATATTGCTGATGAAGAGGAGCTAATGAATATGATGGTAGAGGCAGGTTTTGATTCAGTTTTTATTGGTATTGAAACTCCTCATGAAGAAAGCCTGGAAGAATGTCATAAAAACCAGAATAGACATCGTAATTTAATTGATGCAGTCCATAAGGTGCAACAATGTGGACTTCAGGTAACCGGTGGTTTTATTGTGGGATTTGACCATGATCCTCCCAGTATCTTTGATGAAATGATTAATTTTATTCAGAAGAGTGGCATTGTCACAGCTATGGTTGGTCTTCTCAATGCACCGGTAGGAACTAAATTATATCAAAGACTTATTAAAGAGAAACGCTTTTTGAGAATACCCAGCGGTAGCAACACTGATTTTACTATTAATTTTATTCCCAAAATGGATTATCAAGAATTGTTAAAGGGTTACCAAAAAATATTACATACCATTTATTCACCAAATTATTATTATAATAGAGTATTATCTTTGATTAAAAGTTTAAATACCAAAAAATTTAAAATACGGATAAATCGCCTGCGCTGGATTTACCTGGCAGCCTTCTTTAAATCAGTTTGGTATCTGGGAATTAAGGAAAGGGGAAGGAAATATTACTGGAAGATGTTTTTCTGGACTCTATTTCATCGACCTAAACTTTTCCCGGCAGCAATCACTTACGCTATAACTGGTTTTCATTTTCGAAAAATTTTTGAGGGGAATAAAGTAGTAACAGAATAA
- the pgeF gene encoding peptidoglycan editing factor PgeF gives MPLDYPVDYVMIESKDNIKSNIFFTKVGLDGIPITRFLGLSQHEDVLHFITTRHGGYSEKPFHSFNLASHVGDREEHVLKNRDRLAKSLGISTESFIFTQQEHGTNVFLINNRKGLKNNKDLTNPVQISDAMITAYRNICLLIFVADCVPVILFDYRKKVIALVHAGWKGTVGLITQKTIRLMQSHYHCRALDIICAIGPSIGPCCYQVGKDVLYKVKESFPKEQNLIRSFSNGERFFFDLWQANKIQLLSCGIPEEHIEIAYLCTSCHSNLFFSNRKEHRCTGRFAAGIMLRE, from the coding sequence ATGCCTCTTGATTATCCCGTAGATTATGTTATGATTGAATCCAAAGATAACATCAAATCAAATATATTTTTTACTAAAGTTGGTTTAGATGGCATTCCAATTACTCGCTTTCTCGGTTTATCTCAACATGAAGATGTTCTGCATTTCATCACTACCCGACATGGTGGTTACAGTGAAAAACCATTTCATTCTTTTAATTTAGCTTCTCATGTGGGAGATAGAGAGGAACATGTTCTCAAAAACCGTGACCGCTTGGCTAAATCCCTCGGCATATCTACTGAAAGTTTTATTTTTACTCAGCAGGAACATGGAACGAACGTATTTTTAATTAACAACAGAAAGGGATTAAAGAATAACAAGGATTTAACTAATCCAGTGCAAATCAGTGATGCTATGATTACTGCTTATAGAAATATCTGTCTTCTAATTTTTGTTGCTGATTGCGTGCCAGTAATACTTTTTGACTATAGAAAAAAGGTTATTGCTCTGGTTCATGCCGGATGGAAGGGAACAGTCGGCCTCATTACTCAGAAAACTATTCGTTTAATGCAATCTCATTATCACTGCAGAGCCCTGGATATTATCTGTGCTATTGGTCCTTCTATTGGTCCCTGTTGCTATCAGGTGGGAAAGGATGTATTATATAAAGTTAAGGAGTCTTTTCCAAAAGAGCAAAATTTAATTCGTTCTTTTTCTAATGGTGAAAGGTTTTTTTTCGATTTGTGGCAGGCTAACAAAATACAATTGTTAAGTTGTGGGATACCGGAGGAGCATATCGAAATCGCCTATCTGTGTACTTCCTGTCATTCTAATCTATTTTTTTCCAATAGAAAAGAACATCGATGTACAGGTCGTTTTGCTGCTGGAATTATGTTGAGAGAATAA
- a CDS encoding DUF2461 domain-containing protein gives MLVRKHSRFEGFSAETVFFLKNLKENNNREWFLARKKDYSKKVLQPASIFVAELGDMLQKISPGIQADPRVNRSICRIYQDARFSNDQNPYRPFLGLWFWQGIRRAKKSPGYYFELRPEQLYLSAGIQVFSRKALRYFREAIVDQASGEELWQIIDKIKGNQEYHISGNYYKNIPEGYQVSNDKLKDLIRFNGLLVYREMSIPPELYNRDLLKLVYNIYKDWSQLYNWITKYVYSEKQ, from the coding sequence ATGTTAGTCCGCAAACATAGTCGCTTTGAAGGTTTTTCTGCCGAAACGGTCTTCTTTCTAAAAAATTTGAAAGAGAATAATAATCGTGAATGGTTTTTAGCACGCAAAAAGGATTATAGCAAAAAAGTGTTGCAACCAGCCAGTATTTTTGTAGCAGAGCTTGGGGATATGCTGCAAAAAATATCTCCCGGGATTCAGGCTGATCCACGAGTTAATCGTTCCATATGCCGCATCTATCAGGATGCCAGGTTTTCAAATGACCAGAATCCTTACCGACCATTCTTGGGCCTGTGGTTTTGGCAAGGTATAAGGAGAGCAAAAAAATCTCCAGGTTATTATTTCGAATTAAGGCCGGAGCAATTATATCTGTCCGCAGGTATCCAAGTATTTTCCCGTAAGGCTTTGCGTTATTTTCGTGAAGCAATTGTCGATCAGGCAAGTGGAGAAGAATTATGGCAAATAATTGATAAGATAAAAGGAAACCAGGAATATCATATAAGTGGAAACTATTATAAAAATATTCCAGAGGGATACCAGGTAAGCAATGACAAGCTGAAAGATTTAATTCGTTTTAATGGTCTGTTGGTCTATAGAGAGATGTCTATTCCTCCTGAACTATACAATCGAGATCTTCTGAAATTAGTTTATAATATTTACAAAGATTGGTCTCAGCTTTACAATTGGATAACCAAGTATGTCTATAGCGAAAAGCAATAA
- a CDS encoding HDIG domain-containing protein, translating to MNRYNPTRGDALQLLKEYNQDDGLIKHALAVEGVMRYMARKNGEDEEKWGIIGLVHDLDYYRFPEQHCQKSKEILEEKGWPEDYIRAVISHGWGICSDVKPETTLEKTLYAIDELTGLVVTTALVRPSRSVIDVEVKSVKKKWKDKRFAAGVNRDIILKGAEMLGIELSQLIDDTIKGMQEVAEEIGLKGFA from the coding sequence ATGAACAGATATAATCCCACCAGAGGAGATGCCTTACAATTATTAAAAGAGTACAATCAGGATGATGGTCTTATAAAACATGCTCTAGCGGTGGAAGGGGTAATGCGTTATATGGCCAGGAAAAATGGTGAAGATGAAGAGAAATGGGGAATAATTGGTTTAGTTCATGATCTTGATTATTATAGATTTCCAGAGCAGCATTGCCAGAAGAGCAAAGAAATACTTGAAGAAAAAGGCTGGCCAGAGGATTATATCCGTGCCGTAATTAGCCATGGCTGGGGAATATGTTCAGATGTAAAACCGGAAACAACATTAGAAAAGACTCTTTATGCTATTGATGAATTAACGGGATTAGTAGTGACTACTGCTTTAGTGAGACCTTCCAGAAGCGTGATTGATGTGGAGGTTAAATCAGTTAAAAAGAAATGGAAGGATAAACGTTTTGCAGCAGGAGTTAACCGCGATATTATTCTGAAAGGAGCTGAAATGCTTGGTATAGAACTTTCACAATTAATTGATGATACTATCAAAGGTATGCAAGAAGTTGCAGAAGAAATTGGATTAAAGGGTTTTGCTTAA
- the galK gene encoding galactokinase, with protein MKGTNISDIFEDEKDFLFYHAPGRINIIGEHTDYNKGVVLPATINRYISLGIRKNNSRVLRAYSTEYPGLIVQEYPLIPIKREDGWAKYLKAILFILQQELDFTDYPGLDVYVTSDIPVGAGLSSSAALEVAFLFALNEIFSLNINPRNMAELAQKAENDFIGVKCGIMDQFVSIMGKENHALFLNVQNMDYQYIYLPLSNNTFILIDTTVSHSLEKSDYNIRRSECLTGLEILKEFLNPQLKSLGEVELKDLLQLRNKFPPTIFKRIIYIVEENLRVKRMVRALQNKSFNQVGQLLYSTHNGLKYLYEVSCPELDFIVDYLGASEGVIGARMMGAGFGGCVLALIKKEKVNKIFSAIKGKYELVFNKLPRFLSVQITDGLWEKKIGHM; from the coding sequence TTGAAGGGCACAAATATTAGCGATATATTTGAGGATGAGAAAGATTTTTTATTCTATCATGCACCAGGGAGAATAAATATTATTGGTGAACACACTGATTATAACAAGGGTGTTGTATTGCCGGCAACCATTAATCGCTATATTAGTTTAGGCATAAGAAAAAATAATTCCAGGGTATTAAGGGCATATTCTACAGAGTATCCCGGATTAATTGTGCAAGAATATCCACTTATACCAATAAAGAGAGAAGATGGTTGGGCAAAATATCTAAAAGCCATCCTATTTATCCTGCAGCAGGAACTGGATTTTACAGATTACCCAGGATTAGATGTTTATGTAACCAGCGACATACCTGTGGGAGCCGGTCTCTCCAGTTCAGCTGCACTGGAGGTCGCCTTTTTATTTGCCCTAAATGAGATATTTAGTCTAAATATCAATCCCAGAAATATGGCTGAATTAGCTCAAAAAGCAGAAAATGATTTTATAGGTGTAAAATGTGGAATTATGGATCAATTTGTCTCCATTATGGGCAAGGAAAATCATGCTCTATTTTTAAATGTTCAAAATATGGATTACCAATATATTTATTTACCATTGAGCAATAATACTTTTATATTAATAGATACAACGGTTTCTCACAGTTTAGAAAAAAGTGATTACAATATAAGGCGTTCCGAATGCCTAACCGGTTTAGAGATACTGAAAGAGTTTCTTAATCCACAGTTAAAATCATTAGGAGAGGTAGAGTTAAAAGATCTACTACAACTCAGGAACAAATTTCCACCTACTATATTTAAAAGAATAATTTACATTGTTGAAGAGAATCTAAGGGTAAAGAGGATGGTGCGGGCTTTACAGAATAAATCATTTAATCAGGTAGGGCAATTACTCTATTCTACACATAATGGGCTTAAATACCTTTATGAAGTTAGTTGTCCTGAATTGGATTTTATTGTAGATTATCTCGGAGCAAGTGAAGGAGTGATAGGTGCCAGAATGATGGGAGCTGGTTTTGGAGGGTGTGTACTGGCATTAATTAAGAAGGAGAAAGTAAACAAGATATTTTCTGCAATTAAGGGAAAATATGAGCTGGTATTTAATAAATTACCTCGTTTTTTATCGGTACAAATTACCGATGGTCTTTGGGAGAAAAAAATTGGTCATATGTAA
- the pyrE gene encoding orotate phosphoribosyltransferase, whose product MGNLLLKNYNMLSFEEREIWEILNKTGAILDGHFLLSSGIHSDGYIQCARILQYPSYAKKVLELVVEKVKHLDMEIVVGPALGGIIVAYELGRQLNKKAMFAERKDGIMQLRRGFVIKPGEKVLITEDVVTTGKSTIEVKELVEKRGANVIGVACIVDRRSQEYPLKLPLYSALQMNINTYTADVCPLCRIGKPLENPGSRFI is encoded by the coding sequence ATGGGAAATTTATTGTTAAAAAATTATAATATGCTATCTTTTGAAGAAAGAGAGATTTGGGAAATACTTAACAAAACAGGGGCAATATTAGACGGACATTTTTTACTTTCATCAGGAATTCACAGTGATGGATACATTCAGTGTGCTAGAATATTACAATATCCTTCTTATGCTAAGAAGGTTCTGGAATTGGTTGTTGAAAAGGTTAAACACCTGGATATGGAAATTGTAGTAGGACCGGCTTTAGGAGGCATCATCGTAGCCTATGAACTGGGGCGACAATTAAACAAGAAAGCCATGTTTGCAGAGCGTAAAGATGGGATAATGCAATTAAGAAGAGGTTTTGTGATTAAACCTGGTGAGAAGGTATTAATAACAGAGGATGTTGTTACTACTGGCAAATCTACGATAGAAGTGAAGGAATTGGTAGAAAAAAGGGGTGCCAATGTAATTGGGGTAGCTTGTATTGTTGATCGAAGGAGCCAAGAATATCCTTTAAAATTACCTTTATATAGTGCCTTACAAATGAATATAAATACCTATACTGCTGATGTATGTCCTCTCTGCAGGATTGGTAAACCTCTTGAAAATCCAGGGAGTCGTTTTATCTAA
- a CDS encoding dihydroorotate dehydrogenase has product MLQVLFGKIIFKNPVIAASGTFGTGFEQHFDLSQIGGICTKGLTLCHRTGNKGIRIWETASGIMNSIGLENKGIDLFIKQDLPMLKKIRDEGVRIIINISGSTMAEYVELAALLSEEEADMIELNISCPNVKEGGMLFGITSSTARELVRQVRSVNKLPLIVKLSPNADDIVKIAQCCEEEGADGLSLVNTFKAMAIDIKRRMPVFDNIYAGLSGPAIKPIALRMVHEVCQKVKIPVMGIGGICNGRDALEFIMVGATCIQVGTANFINPNSCLQIITEIDNFLRTEGIPSLDEIRGII; this is encoded by the coding sequence ATACTTCAAGTACTATTTGGGAAAATTATTTTTAAAAATCCGGTTATTGCTGCTTCTGGGACTTTTGGTACAGGATTTGAGCAGCATTTCGACCTTTCTCAAATAGGCGGAATTTGTACCAAAGGATTAACTTTATGTCACCGAACAGGGAACAAAGGGATTAGAATTTGGGAAACTGCCTCAGGAATAATGAACAGTATTGGATTAGAGAATAAGGGAATAGATTTATTTATCAAACAGGATTTACCGATGTTAAAGAAAATAAGGGATGAGGGAGTAAGAATAATTATAAATATAAGCGGCTCAACAATGGCAGAATATGTTGAATTGGCTGCTCTTCTTTCTGAAGAAGAGGCAGATATGATTGAGTTAAATATCTCCTGTCCTAATGTAAAGGAAGGAGGAATGCTTTTTGGAATAACTTCTAGTACTGCCAGAGAATTAGTGAGACAAGTAAGGAGTGTTAATAAATTACCTTTAATAGTCAAGCTATCTCCCAATGCTGATGATATAGTTAAGATTGCCCAGTGCTGTGAGGAAGAGGGGGCTGATGGATTATCATTAGTTAATACCTTTAAGGCTATGGCAATTGATATAAAAAGGAGGATGCCTGTATTTGATAATATATATGCGGGACTTTCTGGTCCAGCTATCAAACCGATTGCGCTGCGTATGGTTCACGAGGTATGCCAGAAAGTTAAAATACCGGTTATGGGAATTGGTGGTATTTGTAATGGACGAGATGCCCTTGAATTTATTATGGTTGGAGCAACCTGTATTCAAGTTGGGACTGCTAATTTTATAAATCCTAATTCCTGTTTACAGATTATTACTGAGATAGATAATTTTTTAAGAACAGAAGGAATCCCATCATTAGATGAGATTCGTGGTATCATATAA
- a CDS encoding dihydroorotate dehydrogenase electron transfer subunit has protein sequence MAKIILNDQIDSDIYYLKIAGKYKGSVGQFYMLRGWNSYHPVLGRPFSIFDLDNKSISFIYKTVGEGSNLLSKLKENDNIELFGPYGRGFPQAKGKVALIGGGMGLASLYFTARELKVQSSIEMVHIYLGFKERAILVDLFEKVSHKLIIDIGGFISQKVNINSYDYIFACGPEDMMKAIVRQKRSEKTKIFISLERRMGCGLGACLSCSCKTREGNKLTCKDGPVFPGEDICFE, from the coding sequence ATGGCAAAGATAATTCTTAATGACCAAATAGATAGCGATATCTACTATCTAAAAATTGCTGGAAAATATAAGGGTTCTGTGGGGCAATTTTATATGCTTAGAGGTTGGAATTCCTATCACCCTGTTCTTGGCAGGCCTTTTAGTATCTTCGATCTTGATAATAAATCAATAAGTTTTATCTATAAGACAGTGGGAGAGGGCAGTAATCTATTAAGCAAATTAAAAGAAAACGACAATATAGAACTTTTTGGTCCTTATGGGAGGGGGTTTCCTCAAGCAAAAGGGAAGGTGGCCTTAATTGGAGGAGGAATGGGCTTAGCTTCACTTTATTTTACTGCCCGAGAACTAAAAGTTCAGAGTTCAATAGAGATGGTTCATATTTATTTAGGTTTCAAAGAAAGAGCAATTTTAGTAGATTTATTTGAAAAGGTGTCTCATAAATTGATTATTGATATAGGTGGATTTATTTCTCAAAAAGTAAATATTAACAGTTATGATTATATATTTGCCTGTGGACCGGAAGATATGATGAAGGCAATTGTGCGCCAGAAAAGGTCAGAAAAAACCAAAATATTTATATCTTTAGAAAGAAGAATGGGATGTGGTTTAGGTGCTTGCCTGTCCTGCTCCTGTAAGACCAGAGAAGGAAATAAATTAACCTGTAAGGATGGCCCTGTATTTCCTGGGGAGGATATTTGCTTTGAATAA
- the pyrF gene encoding orotidine-5'-phosphate decarboxylase, with amino-acid sequence MIIDKLYEEALRSPICVGLDFRYHLLPEYLIHSLISLEEKIFLYNRHIIEATKDIVACYKLQIACYEALGIEGLKAYSRTVRYIREQGKIVIGDIKRGDIQITAEFYAKAHFSGDFEVDFITMNPFLGKDSISPYFKYLETGKKGIFILIHTSNESSRDFQELMVGGQPLYIKIAQKVNEWGESFMGSSGLSLIGGVAGLTFPEDMRKIWESCPNSFFLIPGYGMQGGKSINLTPLLQKKKRFIINSSRDIIGAHKGIKEKDNFAECAREKVQKMKEDIFKWQR; translated from the coding sequence ATGATTATTGACAAACTTTATGAGGAAGCCTTGAGAAGTCCAATATGTGTTGGATTAGATTTTAGATATCATTTATTGCCAGAATATCTAATACATTCTTTGATCAGTCTGGAAGAAAAGATATTTCTTTATAATCGCCATATTATAGAAGCAACTAAAGATATTGTAGCCTGTTATAAACTACAGATAGCTTGTTATGAGGCTTTAGGTATTGAAGGATTAAAAGCATATAGTCGTACCGTACGATATATAAGGGAACAAGGCAAAATAGTCATTGGGGATATAAAAAGAGGTGATATTCAGATTACTGCAGAATTTTATGCTAAAGCCCATTTTTCGGGAGATTTTGAGGTAGATTTTATAACTATGAATCCCTTTTTAGGGAAAGATAGTATTAGCCCCTATTTTAAATATTTAGAAACGGGAAAAAAAGGAATTTTTATATTGATTCATACCTCAAATGAAAGCTCACGTGATTTTCAAGAATTAATGGTAGGAGGACAACCACTTTATATTAAGATTGCCCAAAAGGTCAATGAATGGGGAGAATCCTTTATGGGTTCCAGTGGTCTCAGCCTTATCGGTGGTGTTGCCGGACTTACTTTTCCAGAGGATATGCGCAAAATATGGGAAAGCTGTCCCAATTCTTTTTTTCTTATTCCAGGGTATGGAATGCAAGGGGGAAAATCAATTAATCTTACACCATTACTACAGAAGAAAAAGAGATTCATTATTAATTCTTCCCGGGATATTATTGGCGCTCATAAAGGCATAAAAGAAAAAGATAATTTTGCTGAATGTGCCAGAGAAAAGGTACAAAAAATGAAAGAAGATATTTTTAAATGGCAAAGATAA
- a CDS encoding nitronate monooxygenase, which yields MKLQAMPELRIGDLTINIPIIQGGMAVGISLSGLASAVANAGGVGVIGTAGIGMMEPDFDTNYKKANQRALQKEIRKARKNSHGVIGVNIMVALSDFVEMLNIALKEKVDIVLLGAGLPLKGMEKLIPRYPGEKKPKAIPIISSARAVKLIFQHWQKSYNHIPDAVVVEGPLAGGHLGFKREQIDNPDFTLEKILPETISTLKSFEEKYQKKVPVITAGGIYTGKDIFHFLQLGAHGVQMATRFVATEECDASKRFKQSYINSKKDDLVIIDSPVGLPGRAIKNKFLEDVSKGNKQPFKCNWKCLKTCDFKNAPYCIASALTHAQKGDFNNGFAFAGTNAFRIQEIITVNELIAILKNEYLLASMH from the coding sequence ATGAAACTACAAGCAATGCCTGAGTTAAGAATTGGTGATTTGACGATAAATATTCCTATAATTCAGGGTGGTATGGCAGTAGGTATTTCATTATCAGGTTTAGCTTCTGCTGTTGCCAATGCAGGTGGAGTTGGAGTCATAGGCACAGCCGGGATTGGTATGATGGAACCTGATTTTGACACCAATTATAAGAAAGCCAATCAGAGGGCATTGCAAAAGGAAATTAGGAAAGCAAGAAAAAATTCCCATGGAGTTATCGGTGTAAATATTATGGTAGCACTTTCTGATTTTGTGGAGATGTTAAATATAGCTCTTAAAGAAAAAGTGGATATAGTATTACTGGGTGCTGGATTGCCTTTAAAAGGCATGGAAAAGTTGATTCCCCGCTATCCTGGAGAAAAAAAGCCCAAAGCTATTCCTATCATTTCTTCTGCCAGAGCAGTAAAACTAATCTTCCAGCATTGGCAAAAAAGTTATAATCATATACCTGATGCAGTTGTTGTAGAGGGACCGTTAGCAGGAGGTCATCTTGGTTTTAAGAGAGAACAGATTGATAACCCTGATTTTACACTGGAAAAAATACTACCTGAGACTATTTCTACCTTAAAGTCATTTGAAGAAAAATATCAAAAGAAAGTTCCTGTCATTACCGCTGGTGGTATCTATACCGGTAAGGATATTTTTCATTTTTTACAGTTAGGAGCACATGGAGTACAAATGGCAACCCGTTTTGTAGCCACAGAAGAATGTGATGCTTCCAAGCGGTTTAAGCAGTCTTATATTAATTCTAAAAAAGATGATCTGGTAATTATCGATAGTCCAGTAGGATTGCCAGGAAGGGCAATTAAAAATAAGTTTTTAGAGGATGTTTCTAAAGGGAATAAGCAGCCTTTTAAATGTAATTGGAAATGTCTAAAAACCTGTGATTTTAAGAACGCACCTTATTGTATTGCTTCCGCCCTTACTCATGCTCAAAAAGGAGATTTTAATAATGGGTTTGCCTTTGCTGGTACAAATGCTTTCCGAATTCAAGAAATTATAACAGTCAATGAATTAATAGCTATTTTGAAAAATGAATATTTACTGGCGTCAATGCATTGA
- the fabZ gene encoding 3-hydroxyacyl-ACP dehydratase FabZ: MAILVRSKFKLLKIDDIKKIIPHRYPFLLIDRIDEIVSGERAVGYKNVTANESFFQGHFPQEMVMPGVLVVESLAQVGAVAILVQKENRGKLVYFGGINKAVFKRKVIPGDCLRLEVEIIRRKGLFGLGRGTATVDGQIAVKAELLFALEHK, from the coding sequence ATGGCAATCTTAGTAAGGAGTAAATTTAAATTGTTAAAAATCGATGATATTAAGAAAATTATCCCCCATCGCTATCCCTTTCTTCTGATAGATCGTATCGATGAAATTGTGTCAGGAGAAAGGGCAGTGGGCTATAAAAATGTTACTGCAAACGAATCCTTTTTTCAGGGACATTTTCCGCAGGAAATGGTTATGCCAGGGGTACTGGTGGTTGAATCCTTGGCCCAGGTAGGAGCAGTAGCTATTTTAGTACAGAAAGAGAACAGGGGGAAACTGGTTTATTTTGGAGGAATTAACAAAGCTGTGTTTAAGAGGAAAGTAATTCCAGGTGATTGCTTAAGATTGGAAGTGGAAATAATAAGAAGAAAAGGGCTTTTTGGGCTAGGTAGGGGTACTGCTACTGTGGATGGCCAGATTGCTGTTAAGGCGGAACTTCTTTTTGCCCTGGAGCATAAATAG